In Vibrio sp. 10N, the following proteins share a genomic window:
- the gspE gene encoding type II secretion system ATPase GspE, whose product MESPEHRPLANRLPFSFANRFKVVFEAQEAQSVLYYVEPLALNALQEVKRVFRKPFTLHALPSSEFDAKLTEAYQRDSSEARQLMEDIGADSDDFFSLAEELPQDEDLLESDDDAPIIKLINAMLGEAIKEGASDIHIETFEKVLSIRFRIDGVLRDVLAPSRKLAPLLVSRVKVMAKLDIAEKRVPQDGRISLRIGGRAVDVRVSTMPSSHGERVVMRLLDKNATRLDLHSLGMTADNHANFRHLIGRPHGIILVTGPTGSGKSTTLYAGLQEINSNERNILTVEDPIEFDIDGIGQTQVNPKVDMTFARGLRAILRQDPDVVMVGEIRDLETAQIAVQASLTGHLVMSTLHTNTAVGAITRMRDMGIEPFLISSSLLGVLAQRLVRTLCNDCKQPYEADAATKQLFGLSESEPLTLYKAVGCESCNQKGYRGRTGIHELLMVDDKVQSLIHDEAGEQAIEKAVRSYTPSIRDDGFQKVRLGVTSLEEVMRVTKEA is encoded by the coding sequence ATGGAAAGCCCAGAGCATCGCCCTCTAGCCAACCGCTTGCCATTTAGCTTTGCTAATCGCTTTAAAGTGGTGTTTGAAGCTCAGGAAGCACAGTCGGTTCTTTACTATGTTGAGCCGTTGGCGTTAAACGCTTTGCAAGAGGTAAAGCGAGTATTTCGAAAGCCATTCACTTTGCACGCTCTGCCGTCGAGTGAGTTCGATGCTAAGTTGACTGAGGCGTATCAAAGAGATTCTTCTGAAGCTAGGCAGTTGATGGAAGACATCGGTGCGGATAGCGACGATTTCTTCTCGTTGGCGGAGGAACTGCCTCAAGATGAAGACTTGCTAGAGTCGGATGATGACGCGCCAATTATCAAATTGATCAACGCCATGCTTGGCGAGGCGATCAAAGAAGGTGCGTCGGATATTCATATTGAGACGTTTGAGAAGGTACTGTCGATACGTTTTCGCATCGACGGTGTGCTGCGTGATGTATTGGCACCAAGTCGCAAGTTAGCGCCGCTTTTGGTGTCACGCGTAAAAGTAATGGCCAAGTTGGATATTGCTGAAAAACGCGTGCCACAAGATGGCCGCATTTCGCTGCGTATTGGTGGCCGAGCGGTGGATGTGCGAGTGTCTACCATGCCGTCATCGCATGGTGAGCGTGTAGTTATGCGTCTTTTGGATAAGAATGCGACTCGCCTGGATCTGCACAGTTTAGGGATGACGGCGGACAATCATGCCAACTTCAGACATCTCATCGGTCGTCCTCACGGCATTATCTTGGTAACAGGTCCTACAGGTTCGGGTAAATCGACCACCTTGTATGCGGGCTTGCAAGAGATTAACAGTAACGAGCGCAATATCCTCACCGTTGAAGATCCTATTGAATTTGATATCGATGGTATTGGTCAGACTCAGGTGAATCCTAAAGTTGATATGACCTTTGCGCGTGGATTACGTGCTATTTTGCGTCAAGATCCCGATGTCGTGATGGTCGGTGAGATCCGTGACTTAGAAACAGCACAAATTGCGGTGCAAGCCTCGTTGACGGGGCACTTGGTGATGTCGACACTTCACACGAATACCGCGGTTGGTGCGATTACGCGAATGCGTGATATGGGCATTGAGCCGTTTTTGATTTCTTCATCCTTACTTGGTGTATTGGCGCAGCGCTTGGTGCGAACCTTGTGTAACGATTGCAAGCAGCCTTACGAAGCCGACGCAGCCACCAAACAGTTGTTTGGTCTGTCGGAGTCGGAACCATTGACTCTTTATAAGGCTGTTGGTTGTGAAAGTTGTAACCAGAAAGGCTACCGTGGTCGAACTGGTATCCATGAGCTGCTCATGGTTGATGACAAGGTTCAGTCCTTGATTCACGATGAAGCCGGCGAACAAGCGATTGAAAAGGCTGTGCGTTCTTATACCCCAAGTATCCGTGATGACGGTTTCCAAAAAGTCAGACTCGGCGTGACCTCTTTAGAAGAGGTTATGCGCGTGACTAAGGAAGCGTAA
- the gspF gene encoding type II secretion system inner membrane protein GspF — protein sequence MAAFEYKALNAKGKQVKGLIEGDNARQARQRLKEQGLIPVDIVEARGKASTNSASSGNAKPMFKRGLSTPDLALITRQLSTLVQSGMPLEECLRAVSEQSEKPRIRTMLAAIRSKVTEGYTLSDSLADYPHVFDELFRSMVAAGEKSGHLDSILERLADYAENRQKLRSKLQQAMIYPVVLVVFAVSIVAFLLAAVVPKIVGQFVQMGQELPASTQFLLSSSEFIQEWGLLLLGGFTLTLYLIKVALRKPSIRMSWDTKVLGLPLIGKIARGLNTSRFARTLAICTSSAIPILEGMKVSVDVMTNHFAKKQVSTAADNVREGASLRKALEQTKLFPPMMLHMIASGEQSGELESMLTRAADNQDQSFESTVNIALGIFTPALIALMAGLVLFIVMATLMPILEMNNLMSG from the coding sequence GTGGCGGCGTTTGAATATAAGGCCCTTAATGCTAAGGGTAAGCAAGTCAAAGGATTGATTGAGGGTGACAACGCCAGGCAGGCGCGTCAACGTCTCAAAGAGCAAGGTCTGATCCCGGTTGATATTGTCGAAGCTAGAGGAAAAGCGTCGACGAATTCAGCCAGTTCTGGCAACGCAAAACCGATGTTTAAGCGTGGTCTAAGTACACCGGACTTAGCGTTGATCACCAGACAGCTGTCGACCTTGGTTCAATCCGGTATGCCGTTAGAAGAGTGTTTGCGAGCGGTGTCAGAGCAATCGGAGAAACCACGTATTCGTACAATGCTGGCGGCGATCCGCTCTAAGGTCACCGAAGGCTATACGCTTTCCGACAGTCTTGCTGATTACCCACATGTGTTTGATGAGTTGTTTCGCTCTATGGTCGCAGCTGGAGAAAAATCGGGTCACTTAGACTCCATTTTAGAGCGCCTAGCGGATTACGCGGAGAACCGGCAAAAACTGCGCTCTAAGCTGCAACAAGCCATGATTTATCCCGTGGTGCTGGTGGTGTTTGCGGTGTCGATCGTTGCGTTTTTGCTTGCCGCTGTCGTCCCTAAGATAGTTGGCCAGTTTGTGCAGATGGGGCAGGAATTACCCGCGTCGACGCAGTTTCTTCTCTCTTCGAGTGAGTTTATTCAAGAGTGGGGATTGCTGCTTCTTGGTGGCTTTACCTTGACGTTGTACCTCATCAAAGTGGCGCTGCGTAAACCGTCTATTCGCATGAGCTGGGACACGAAGGTATTGGGACTGCCCTTAATTGGTAAAATTGCTCGTGGCCTAAATACCTCGCGTTTTGCGCGCACTTTAGCGATTTGTACTTCAAGTGCCATTCCCATTCTTGAAGGGATGAAAGTTTCTGTTGACGTCATGACCAATCACTTTGCCAAGAAACAGGTCTCCACCGCGGCAGACAATGTGCGGGAGGGGGCGAGTCTTCGTAAAGCGCTGGAGCAAACCAAACTATTCCCACCTATGATGCTGCATATGATTGCCAGTGGTGAGCAAAGTGGTGAGCTAGAGAGTATGCTGACGCGTGCGGCAGACAACCAAGACCAAAGCTTTGAATCGACGGTGAACATTGCTCTAGGTATCTTCACTCCGGCATTGATCGCCCTAATGGCGGGCTTGGTGCTGTTTATTGTGATGGCGACCTTAATGCCGATCTTGGAAATGAACAATTTGATGTCTGGTTAA
- the gspG gene encoding type II secretion system major pseudopilin GspG — MKKTMKKQSGFTLLEVMVVVVILGILASFVVPNLLGNKEKADQQKAVTDIVALENALDMYKLDNSVYPTTDQGLEALVTKPSNPEPRNYRDGGYIRRLPADPWGNEYQYLSPGDKGTIDIFTLGADGQEGGEGPAADIGNWNIQDFQ, encoded by the coding sequence ATGAAAAAAACAATGAAAAAACAATCCGGCTTTACCTTGCTAGAGGTAATGGTAGTGGTTGTTATTTTAGGTATTTTGGCAAGCTTTGTCGTGCCTAACTTGCTGGGTAACAAAGAGAAAGCGGACCAACAGAAAGCAGTGACGGATATCGTCGCTCTGGAAAATGCGCTTGATATGTACAAGTTGGACAACAGTGTTTACCCAACGACCGACCAAGGTTTAGAAGCCTTGGTGACCAAACCAAGCAACCCAGAGCCACGTAACTACCGCGATGGCGGTTACATTCGTCGTCTACCGGCTGATCCATGGGGTAACGAATATCAATACCTAAGCCCTGGTGACAAAGGCACAATCGACATCTTTACGCTAGGTGCTGACGGTCAAGAGGGTGGTGAAGGCCCTGCGGCTGATATCGGCAACTGGAATATTCAAGACTTCCAGTAA
- the gspH gene encoding type II secretion system minor pseudopilin GspH has protein sequence MQLKRHQLGFTLLEIMLVLVLLSISAVAVISTLPQRQSDDTKQQAQRLYQRLQLFNEEAMLAGKDFGIRVDEAKKQYVFLELTSEGWQRVSLSKIPEETTLPETLSIKLDLSTGIWGEDDRLFEPGSLFDEDMFADVEKEKKPEKPPQVFILSSGEITEGAFVVSPVNRALQDQTWYVEVKENGQLALMDVKDWNEKDR, from the coding sequence TTGCAGTTAAAACGTCATCAATTAGGCTTTACCTTACTGGAAATCATGCTGGTACTGGTGCTGCTTTCTATCAGTGCGGTAGCGGTGATTTCTACCCTGCCTCAACGTCAGAGTGACGATACTAAACAGCAAGCGCAGCGTTTATACCAAAGACTACAACTGTTCAACGAAGAAGCGATGTTGGCAGGCAAAGATTTTGGTATACGTGTTGATGAAGCCAAAAAGCAATACGTGTTTCTCGAGTTGACTTCTGAGGGGTGGCAGCGCGTGTCACTCAGTAAGATCCCAGAAGAAACGACCCTGCCAGAGACCTTGTCGATCAAGCTCGATTTAAGCACGGGTATTTGGGGGGAGGACGACAGGTTGTTTGAGCCCGGCTCTTTGTTCGATGAAGACATGTTTGCCGACGTGGAAAAAGAGAAGAAGCCGGAAAAACCGCCACAAGTCTTTATTCTCTCTAGCGGTGAGATCACCGAAGGCGCATTTGTGGTTTCGCCGGTGAATCGAGCACTGCAAGACCAAACCTGGTACGTCGAAGTCAAAGAAAATGGGCAGTTGGCGCTTATGGATGTGAAAGACTGGAATGAAAAAGACCGTTAG
- the gspI gene encoding type II secretion system minor pseudopilin GspI yields the protein MKKTVRGMTLLEVLIALAIFATAAISIIRAVSQHINTLSYLEEKAFASMVVDNQMAKLMLDTAKPKAKKGKEKLAGREWYWSIQPVETADNLLSAVDVSVAIEPKASPIVTVRSYVDK from the coding sequence ATGAAAAAGACCGTTAGAGGCATGACCCTGCTTGAGGTACTGATAGCGTTGGCGATATTTGCTACCGCGGCCATCTCCATCATCCGAGCGGTCAGTCAACATATTAACACCTTAAGCTATTTGGAAGAGAAGGCGTTTGCCAGCATGGTGGTCGATAATCAGATGGCTAAGCTGATGCTCGATACTGCAAAGCCAAAAGCCAAGAAAGGCAAGGAGAAACTAGCAGGGCGCGAGTGGTATTGGAGTATCCAGCCCGTTGAAACGGCAGATAACTTACTCTCGGCGGTGGATGTTAGCGTTGCTATTGAACCGAAAGCGAGCCCGATTGTGACGGTGAGAAGTTATGTCGACAAGTAA
- the gspJ gene encoding type II secretion system minor pseudopilin GspJ — protein sequence MSTSNRVKGFTLIEVLVAIAIFASLSVAAYQVVNQVQRSNELSLERSTRLQEIQRGFVYLDSDFKQLALRQFRHEGEEPLSRLMLWQEGLLESEGRGLLFARLGWLNPQNQFPRGEVAKIGYRLQEGKLERLWWRYPDTSVGEPPVVLPIFTRVEAFDMRFYNGESWSNEWQADMTLPLAVEVKIRFEDFDEINRIYLTPAGALNATSGGNNNGSGGGNTQGNNQGGNS from the coding sequence ATGTCGACAAGTAATCGCGTTAAAGGCTTTACCCTCATCGAAGTGCTGGTGGCGATTGCGATTTTTGCCAGTTTGAGTGTGGCGGCCTATCAAGTGGTGAATCAGGTGCAGCGTAGCAATGAGCTTTCTTTAGAGCGCAGCACTCGATTACAAGAAATTCAGCGTGGTTTCGTTTACCTAGATAGTGACTTTAAGCAGTTGGCGCTGCGTCAGTTTCGTCATGAAGGGGAAGAGCCTCTATCTCGCCTGATGCTATGGCAAGAAGGGTTATTGGAGTCAGAAGGGCGAGGTTTACTGTTTGCTCGTTTAGGGTGGCTGAACCCGCAAAACCAATTCCCCCGTGGTGAAGTGGCTAAGATTGGTTACCGCCTCCAAGAAGGGAAGCTTGAGCGTTTATGGTGGCGTTATCCGGATACCAGCGTGGGTGAACCTCCCGTGGTGCTGCCTATATTTACCAGGGTGGAAGCGTTTGATATGCGTTTTTACAATGGCGAATCTTGGAGTAATGAGTGGCAAGCCGACATGACGCTGCCGCTTGCCGTGGAAGTGAAAATCCGTTTCGAGGATTTTGATGAAATTAACCGTATTTATCTGACACCAGCGGGAGCGCTCAATGCGACATCCGGCGGTAACAACAATGGTTCAGGCGGTGGTAATACCCAAGGCAATAACCAAGGCGGTAACTCATGA
- the gspK gene encoding type II secretion system minor pseudopilin GspK: protein MTRVTVKSQKGVALIVILLLLAIMVSIAATMSERLFSQFTRASNQVNYQQAYWYAIGVEALASVAIKESYKDNKDSVNLNQPWAVEERTYPLDYGEATGYIRDMQACFNVNALSTVQPNQNSATKPFLVRFFQKLLEESGIENYQAEQVADSTWEFVNKETSVRSVSGVGDSYYESLSPAYVAANGLIADSSELRAINQMSGEAMLNISPLVCALPTADWRLNINTIVVEQAELLSALFAPNLSVENARQLIENRPFDGWSGIDKFLAESQMASVDDNTKQQAQQYLAVDSAYFEMDTQVVVGESRMRLRSLFYSQDRQEVTVVRRRFGGFSERVLNRSPE, encoded by the coding sequence ATGACAAGAGTGACGGTTAAATCCCAAAAAGGGGTCGCCTTGATTGTGATTCTGCTGTTACTTGCCATTATGGTCTCTATTGCAGCCACAATGTCCGAGCGTCTGTTTAGTCAGTTTACTCGCGCGTCGAATCAGGTGAATTATCAGCAAGCTTATTGGTATGCGATTGGTGTCGAAGCGTTGGCTTCGGTGGCGATAAAAGAGAGCTACAAAGACAATAAAGACAGTGTGAACCTCAATCAGCCTTGGGCAGTAGAGGAGCGAACTTACCCGCTCGATTATGGTGAAGCGACGGGCTACATTCGCGATATGCAGGCCTGCTTCAATGTTAATGCTTTATCGACGGTACAGCCGAATCAAAACAGCGCAACCAAGCCATTTTTGGTGCGATTTTTCCAGAAACTTCTGGAGGAAAGTGGGATTGAAAATTACCAAGCCGAGCAAGTGGCAGACTCAACGTGGGAGTTTGTAAATAAAGAAACCAGCGTGCGTTCGGTCTCTGGCGTGGGGGACAGTTACTATGAATCCTTGTCCCCAGCGTATGTGGCCGCCAATGGCCTGATTGCGGACAGCTCTGAGCTTAGAGCTATAAATCAGATGAGTGGGGAGGCGATGTTGAACATTAGCCCTCTGGTGTGCGCGCTGCCGACGGCCGACTGGCGATTGAATATCAATACTATAGTTGTAGAGCAAGCCGAATTATTGTCAGCGCTGTTTGCGCCTAACCTGTCGGTAGAAAATGCCAGGCAACTGATCGAGAACCGCCCATTCGATGGCTGGTCAGGGATTGATAAATTTCTCGCTGAGTCGCAAATGGCTAGCGTGGATGATAATACTAAACAGCAAGCACAACAGTATCTTGCTGTAGACAGCGCCTATTTTGAAATGGACACGCAGGTTGTGGTTGGAGAGTCGCGGATGCGCCTTCGCAGCCTGTTTTATAGCCAAGATAGGCAGGAAGTGACGGTCGTTCGCCGTCGATTTGGAGGATTTAGTGAGCGAGTTCTTAACCGTTCGCCTGAATAG
- the gspL gene encoding type II secretion system protein GspL, with the protein MSEFLTVRLNSQPDSQIHWAVWSTSQQEVIASGELNNLDQLAEIKEYAQQRVTLLMLSGQDVHFADVEIPPGGARQFESMLPFLVEDDIAQDVDELHFTIFSKQGGRASIAAVDRQYLSHLIDCFAEQGIEIKKVIPDVLALPQTEQVSAIHLDGQWLFRTSSQRGLVVDEEWMDAVIDSDYLVQSTNEDDAKVVIESYSPVPKPLAERSLHIEWHSVPPEPAMALLSKGTVESGSNLMTGEFKPRASFLKHWKIWQKVAIAASVLIVALVAQQVVLVNQYEAQAAAYRAESERIFRAVLPDKKRIPTVSYLKRQLDDELKRLGGSELSSASVLEWLSKLPDTVGQVNGMQVQSFTFDGNRNEVRMNVTSRDFDSFEAARVKLETQFEVSQGPLNRNGDVVMGNFVLKKK; encoded by the coding sequence GTGAGCGAGTTCTTAACCGTTCGCCTGAATAGTCAGCCAGACAGTCAGATACATTGGGCAGTTTGGTCAACTAGTCAGCAGGAAGTGATAGCCAGCGGCGAGCTTAATAACCTCGATCAGCTCGCTGAGATAAAAGAGTACGCACAGCAGCGAGTGACATTGCTGATGCTCAGTGGTCAAGATGTTCACTTTGCGGATGTCGAGATCCCGCCCGGCGGTGCGCGTCAGTTTGAGTCGATGTTGCCATTTCTTGTTGAAGATGACATTGCTCAAGACGTCGATGAGCTGCATTTTACTATCTTCAGTAAACAAGGCGGCCGCGCCTCAATTGCAGCGGTCGATCGCCAATATCTCAGTCACTTGATTGATTGTTTTGCTGAGCAAGGTATTGAAATAAAAAAAGTGATCCCGGATGTACTGGCATTGCCACAAACAGAGCAAGTCAGTGCGATCCATCTAGACGGTCAGTGGTTGTTTCGAACTTCAAGTCAGCGTGGTCTTGTTGTTGATGAGGAGTGGATGGATGCGGTTATCGACTCCGATTATCTTGTTCAATCAACGAACGAAGATGACGCCAAGGTTGTGATAGAAAGTTACTCTCCGGTGCCAAAACCTCTGGCCGAGCGCTCTTTGCACATTGAGTGGCATAGCGTGCCGCCTGAGCCAGCGATGGCGTTGCTTTCTAAAGGCACGGTAGAGTCAGGCTCTAACCTAATGACCGGCGAGTTTAAACCAAGAGCCTCCTTCTTAAAACACTGGAAAATCTGGCAGAAAGTCGCCATAGCAGCATCTGTGTTGATTGTTGCTTTGGTGGCGCAGCAGGTGGTGCTCGTGAATCAATATGAGGCTCAGGCCGCGGCATACCGTGCAGAAAGCGAACGAATTTTCCGTGCGGTTTTACCGGATAAGAAGCGAATTCCAACGGTGAGCTACCTCAAACGTCAGCTGGATGATGAGCTCAAACGATTGGGGGGCAGTGAGTTATCGAGTGCATCGGTATTGGAGTGGTTATCGAAACTGCCTGATACGGTAGGCCAAGTTAATGGTATGCAAGTACAGAGCTTTACCTTCGATGGTAATCGCAATGAAGTACGTATGAATGTCACCAGCCGAGATTTTGATAGTTTTGAGGCGGCTCGAGTGAAGTTGGAAACGCAATTTGAAGTGTCACAAGGACCACTCAATCGCAATGGTGATGTGGTCATGGGCAACTTTGTACTTAAGAAGAAGTAG
- a CDS encoding type II secretion system protein M, whose product MKGLLLNLQSWWLSISQREQRLVIACSLVILVGIIYWGILAPFAQRTELAQSRIQSERQLLTWVKQKADDISLQRQAGGVVVSKQPLNRVITSSTNRFSVELIRMQPRNDQLQVWIKPIPFEFFVNWLFYLQDNHGVTVEILDIDKTDQSGVIEINRLQFKRGG is encoded by the coding sequence ATGAAAGGATTATTACTGAATCTTCAAAGCTGGTGGCTCAGTATCAGTCAGCGTGAGCAGCGGTTGGTCATCGCTTGCTCGTTGGTGATCTTGGTGGGCATTATTTATTGGGGAATTTTGGCTCCCTTTGCTCAAAGAACGGAGCTTGCTCAATCGAGAATTCAATCTGAGCGACAGCTACTGACCTGGGTGAAGCAAAAGGCCGATGATATCTCCCTGCAAAGACAAGCGGGCGGTGTGGTCGTGTCGAAACAACCATTAAACCGCGTTATTACCTCATCGACAAATCGATTTAGCGTTGAGTTGATCCGTATGCAACCGCGCAATGACCAGTTGCAAGTATGGATCAAGCCAATTCCGTTTGAGTTTTTCGTGAATTGGTTATTTTACTTACAAGACAACCATGGGGTGACGGTTGAGATCCTAGATATCGACAAAACGGATCAAAGCGGCGTAATTGAGATCAACCGATTGCAATTTAAAAGGGGTGGCTAA
- a CDS encoding type II secretion system protein N, producing MKKVIKYGLLCSTVFAASAIYHLPASVVMSYAPMPRELALDGTTGTIWQGSAQNVRFQHYSIGDVSWQFSWSSLMTLSPEYALRFGRGSTLGLSGRGNLGVSMSGAYLENVLASIPADTVVQYAPIPVPIKAGGQLELAIKSLNYASPWCGSGEGSLSWNAGYIESPIGSLGLGPTLVDLSCEDSVLAAKGNQASNQVSSEFSASVTPNRQYQSQAWFKPEAEFPTNMRKQLSWLGNPDREGRYSFNYQGRF from the coding sequence GTGAAAAAAGTCATCAAATACGGTTTACTGTGCAGCACAGTCTTTGCTGCCAGTGCCATTTACCACCTTCCTGCTAGTGTTGTAATGAGTTATGCACCGATGCCAAGAGAGCTTGCTCTAGATGGTACCACGGGCACGATTTGGCAAGGCAGTGCTCAGAATGTCCGATTCCAGCACTACTCTATTGGTGATGTGTCGTGGCAGTTTAGTTGGTCTAGTCTTATGACACTCTCTCCTGAATATGCACTTCGCTTTGGTCGAGGCAGCACTTTGGGGTTGTCGGGGCGAGGTAACCTTGGTGTGAGCATGTCTGGTGCCTATCTAGAAAACGTACTCGCTTCCATTCCAGCCGATACCGTGGTGCAGTACGCACCCATCCCCGTACCGATTAAAGCGGGGGGGCAGTTGGAGCTAGCGATTAAGTCACTCAACTATGCGTCGCCTTGGTGTGGCAGTGGTGAGGGAAGCTTGTCTTGGAATGCGGGCTACATTGAGTCGCCGATAGGCAGCTTAGGCTTGGGGCCGACCCTGGTTGATTTGTCCTGTGAAGATAGCGTGCTAGCGGCAAAAGGAAACCAAGCAAGCAATCAGGTGTCGAGTGAGTTTTCTGCCAGTGTGACGCCCAATCGTCAATATCAATCGCAGGCGTGGTTTAAGCCTGAGGCGGAGTTTCCGACCAATATGCGTAAGCAGTTGAGCTGGCTCGGCAACCCAGATAGAGAAGGGCGTTATTCGTTCAATTATCAAGGGCGTTTTTAG
- the cysQ gene encoding 3'(2'),5'-bisphosphate nucleotidase CysQ: MATRHLDLSHHLPGVIDIARQAGQLILDIYENKDYEAFTKDDETPVTSADLAAHKLIVEKLSELTPDIPVLSEEAADISLEQRSKWNTYWLVDPLDGTQEFIARSGDFATIIALVSNNKPIMGVVYAPVSGVTYHAYEGKGAWKIPSLGESLRIKVLKHETPQQSIAIAISRRQNINRITQRMSSAWNYDLVPLGSAALKACLVAEGAVDCYLRLGPTGEWDTAATQCIVEEAGGTIVDTALQPLSYNERETLENPNFIVIGDRDLPWDQILVQS; this comes from the coding sequence GTGGCAACAAGACATTTAGATTTATCGCATCATCTACCCGGTGTCATCGACATCGCTCGTCAGGCAGGGCAGCTTATTCTCGACATCTACGAGAACAAGGATTATGAAGCCTTCACTAAAGACGATGAAACCCCAGTCACTAGCGCCGATTTAGCCGCGCATAAATTGATTGTAGAAAAGCTCTCTGAGCTGACCCCAGATATTCCTGTGCTTTCCGAAGAAGCAGCCGACATTAGCTTAGAACAGCGCTCTAAATGGAATACCTATTGGTTGGTGGATCCTCTCGATGGTACTCAAGAGTTCATTGCACGCAGCGGTGATTTTGCCACTATCATTGCGCTGGTAAGCAACAACAAACCGATTATGGGCGTGGTATACGCACCAGTATCCGGTGTTACTTATCATGCGTATGAAGGCAAAGGAGCATGGAAAATCCCTAGTCTTGGGGAAAGTTTGCGTATCAAGGTGCTTAAACATGAGACGCCACAACAATCCATCGCGATCGCCATCAGTCGCCGCCAAAATATCAATCGCATCACACAGCGAATGAGCTCTGCTTGGAACTATGACTTAGTACCACTCGGCTCTGCGGCACTCAAAGCGTGCTTAGTGGCTGAAGGTGCTGTGGATTGTTACCTACGCCTCGGGCCAACCGGAGAGTGGGATACCGCCGCGACGCAATGCATCGTTGAAGAAGCCGGTGGGACGATAGTCGATACCGCACTTCAACCGCTCTCTTATAACGAACGTGAAACGCTTGAGAACCCTAACTTTATTGTTATCGGCGATCGTGACCTGCCGTGGGATCAAATCCTAGTACAAAGCTAA
- the nudE gene encoding ADP compounds hydrolase NudE codes for MPSKKGPEILAQKTVAESRLFKIEALDLEFSNGTKRTYERMKPSGRNAVMMVPITEHGDILLVREYAAGTERYELGFPKGLIDLGESAQQAAVRELKEEIGFGANTLTPLKEVILAPSYFSSRMTLFVAQDLYSEQLEGDEPEPLEVVKWPLAQADELLTHLDFSEARSITALLLMLRMKSELGL; via the coding sequence ATGCCATCCAAAAAAGGACCTGAGATCTTAGCCCAAAAGACAGTAGCCGAATCTAGGCTATTCAAAATTGAGGCTTTAGACTTAGAGTTTTCGAACGGCACCAAGCGCACCTATGAGCGTATGAAACCGAGTGGTCGCAATGCGGTCATGATGGTGCCAATCACTGAGCATGGGGATATCTTACTGGTACGCGAATATGCTGCAGGCACAGAGCGTTATGAGCTGGGTTTTCCTAAAGGGTTGATCGACCTGGGTGAAAGCGCACAGCAAGCTGCAGTGCGTGAATTAAAAGAAGAAATTGGTTTTGGAGCCAATACGTTAACGCCACTGAAAGAAGTCATTCTGGCCCCTTCGTATTTCTCCAGCCGTATGACCTTGTTTGTCGCTCAAGATCTCTATTCTGAGCAACTAGAAGGGGACGAACCTGAACCTTTAGAAGTCGTAAAGTGGCCTTTGGCGCAAGCCGATGAACTGCTCACACACCTCGATTTTTCAGAGGCTCGCAGTATCACCGCATTATTACTAATGCTAAGAATGAAGTCAGAGTTGGGGTTGTAA
- the nfuA gene encoding Fe-S biogenesis protein NfuA encodes MGVITYKLTQVFVVSNPITITESAQSHFAKLLAQQPEGTNIRVFVVNPGTQNAECGVSYCPPEAVESNDTEFKYEALSAYVDELSLPFLEDAEIDFVTDKMGSQLTLKAPNAKMRKVSDDAPLMERVEYAIQTQVNPQLAGHGGHVSLMEITDEGIAIVQFGGGCNGCSMVDVTLKEGIEKQLLQEFSGELTAVRDMTEHDRGEHSYY; translated from the coding sequence ATGGGGGTAATAACCTACAAACTTACTCAGGTATTCGTCGTGTCAAATCCAATTACTATTACAGAAAGTGCTCAAAGCCACTTCGCTAAACTGCTGGCTCAACAGCCAGAGGGAACGAACATCCGTGTTTTTGTCGTTAACCCAGGCACTCAAAACGCTGAGTGTGGTGTCTCTTACTGCCCGCCAGAAGCGGTTGAGTCTAACGACACCGAATTCAAGTACGAAGCACTATCCGCCTACGTTGATGAGCTATCTCTACCTTTCCTAGAAGATGCAGAGATCGACTTCGTTACCGACAAAATGGGTTCACAGCTAACCCTAAAAGCGCCAAACGCAAAAATGCGTAAAGTTTCCGATGATGCGCCACTGATGGAGCGTGTTGAGTACGCAATTCAAACGCAAGTTAACCCACAACTTGCCGGTCATGGCGGTCACGTAAGTTTGATGGAAATCACTGACGAAGGTATCGCTATCGTCCAATTCGGCGGTGGCTGTAACGGCTGCTCAATGGTTGATGTGACGCTAAAAGAAGGCATCGAAAAGCAACTGCTTCAAGAGTTCTCTGGCGAACTGACCGCTGTAAGAGACATGACAGAGCACGACCGCGGCGAACACTCTTACTACTAA